The genomic window CCATTAACTCTGCTTCATTCTGGAGATCCACCTTTTTCTGAATCGCTTTATATGTTAATGCACGGTACATGGCACCAGTATCAATATATAAATATGACAGTCTTTCTGCCACTATTTTGGCAACCGTACTTTTTCCTGCTGCCGCCGGCCCGTCAATCGCAATTGAAATCTTTTTGTCCATACTTCCTCCTACACTCAAAGATGTTTCACTTTATTTTACCACATCTAATTGAAATACTTGACCAAGAACATTGTTTTAATAATATAAAAAAGCAGGTGAAACCTGCCTGTTTTAACGTCCCCGGAACGTTTCTAGTATTTGCGTAAAATTGTTTTCGCTGACGCCTTCATATTGTGTTATTTGCTTTAATTCTGGAAAAATATTCAGTTTATGAAAAAACACCTGTACGAAAAGCAAAAAAATTAATTGAATAACAATTACTTTCATAAGAATCCTTTCAAACGTCTTCATCAATACGCTCCTAAAGTTAATAGTTATTCTTATTATGGGAGCGTTATGATTCATTTATTCCTTAACTACTAAATCCTTTTTTCTTCATATCTAACTGCCTTTCAAAGCAAAAACGAAGCAAGAGCTGTCGGTCCTGTCCGGTGATATCCGTGAATTGCAAGGAAATTTTTTTTCTATTTTCGCTTACATCTTCAACCCGGACAACGCGGCTCTTAAAACTCTTATAATGGTATTCTCCGCTCTGAAACGGAAGAACAAAAGTCGCCTCTACAATCATACCTTCCCTTAACACTTCACTTTTTCCTGTCAAGATTGCCGCTGCCCCTCCCGCACTAATATCTTCAGTGACGGCAGTAAATGGCTGAAATTCCCCGTTCAACGGATGAACAGCGACATCTACAGGAGTTTCTACCCGCACATACTGGCGGCGCTGTATCTTTATCAAATTTTCTTTTTCTGGGTAGGATAATATGAGCATTGGGATGTTTTGCTTAACCCTTCCCCTTATTTCAGATTCAAACAAATATACGGAACCGTCTTCTCCGACGAATGTGACTTTTAATTGTGTTCCGTCAATCAAAAAAACGGTCCGTTTAGTGGTTGTATTAACCGGATAATCAATGTATAAATCGCTGCCAATCCTTTCTACAAGTTTGCATTTATATGTTTCGATCGCGTTCGAATACTTTGGCTCAAGCATTAAGGTATCGCCAATTTTTAACATGTTGCGCCACACTTCCTATGTATTATAATAAAAATCTTTAACGCTTTAAACCGTTGAGGGTCAGGCCCGCACGACGTTAACGCGTTAAACCATTGAGGGCCAGACCCGCGCCGCGTTAACGCGTTAAATCATTGAGGGCCAGACCCCCCTCCTTGCTGACTTGAATTAAATACCACAAATGGAATGTTCTTTTTCATTATAATCAGAAAGCTTGGCTTAAATAAAGAAAAAAATTGATAAATAAAAGACCCAAAAGGAAGTAAATGATCCTTTTGGGCCGCTATCTTTTAAATGACATCTTCATAGATTGGTTCGGCATTCTTTAATTTTTCCACTTTTTCCTCAATACCGCTTTCCGAATTAATGAAAATACGGTACGTATCATCACCTAAAGTCCCGAGAAATTCATAACAAAGAACTTCCTGGTTCAAGTCATTTATAATAACAGCCTTACCTTCTTCCATTATTTTAACGTTCGGATTGATCTTTGTTCTTGCATTTGCAATTGATTGAGAAGGAGTTGGCAGTTTTCTTGAATGATGCGATTTTAAATAATCCTCTGCCGAAAATCCAATGACTTTTCCATTATCAAGTGCGATTTTTATTTTAATGCTGTCTGGATAGATTCGTACATCATCCTGGTTTGCGACAAATGTAAATACACCAACATTGTCATATTGGGCGCTTTCAAAAAGATCCATATTCTCAAACTCATTTTCTTTTAAGAAATTAATTGCCCGATTGCTTGCCTCATTTAAGCTTATTTTCTGTTTATTAACATCCCTGGATAAAATATACCAAATCGGATATCCGCCTTTTTTCGTAATATCCATGCTGGCTTCAAGATTGTTTTTCTGATCTTGTATCGTTACACTGTAAAATCCATATCCTGAACCTTTTCCGTTCTCTGCGACTCTTACATTTACGTCATTTCCTAGAGAAGCGTACTTCTTTGCGATTTTCACCGCTTCATTTTTTGAGATATTCTCTCCTTCAAGATATTTATAATTTTCATCCTTTTTTTGCATATTGATAAAAGCGGGGCCAAAATCTGTCTCTGAATACCCTTCAACAGTTTTTTCAACTGTCTTAAAGCCATCGATAATCGTGTTGTCAGATGCTTCCTTTCCTGTTGCAAGCGCCAATTCAACGTCCATCCAGCGGAGGTTATTTTTAAGTACAAGATGCTGCACTTTCCGCATTTCATTTTGGATGTCTGCCGATTGCTTATACAAATTTTGCAGTGCTTTATACTCTTTATCTGATAGCGGTTCTTTTTCCAAATCCCTTACAGCTGTTCTGTAGCTAAAATCGCCAATCTTTGCGAGAAACTCTTCCGTTTTATTAAAAGGCAGAAGTGTCAGCGGTAATTGGCCGACATTGCTGTGAGCAGCAGATGTAATTCTCCAGACTTCAGCAAGGGCAGGAGAAAGTGATTTTTTTGAGTTCATAGCCAATGTCGTTCCAATTTCATCATGCAAAAGGTCTAATTGATACGTCAGATCATGAAAGGCGCGCTGATAATTGTTTTCCGCATTTAGAAGGATGGCATTTTTCTCCCGATGCTCCTGGTAGCCCCAGAACGCTGTTCCTGCTATACCTACCACTAAGACGCCTATTAATATTCCTCTAAGCAAAGTTCATCACCCCTATTTACAGAAAATATGTTTTCCGATCTTTTTAATCTGTGGACGCGACCAAATCCATGCACTTGTTGCTGTATCAGGATTAAAATAATAGAGGGCATTGTCGGTCGGATCCCAGCCGTTTATTGCATCAAGAACTGCTCTCCTTGCCGTTTCATTCGGTGTAAGCCAGATTTGCCCGTCGGCTACCGCAGTGAATGCTCCTGGTTCAAAAATGACTCCTGATACTGTATGCGGAAACGAAGGGGATTCCAAACGATTCAAAATAACTGCCGCAACTGCAACTTGTCCAACATATGGTTCACCCCTTGCTTCACCGTAAACAGCATTGGCCATTAATTGAATATCATTTGATGAAAAACCATTTGGGGTGTTTGTTGCAGTTACTTTTTGCCGCTTAGTGGCACCCCCGCCTCTCCGGTTCGCCTGTCTGCCCTCGGAAGGCTTTTTCTGCTTTTCGAGCGATACTCCTCCGTAATGGGAAAATTTATTGCCTTTTTTAATTTGCTCCTTTACGAATTGTTCATTATACCTCGATGCTTTGACGAGTTTTTGTTTCGTTTCCGTTCCTGCCAAGCCGTCGATCGGGAGGCCAAATTCATATTGAAAATTTCTAAGAGCCCAATACGTGCTCCATCCAAATACCCCGTCTATTTTTCCATTATAAAAACCTAAATATTGAAGACGGGATTGCAATTCGATTACATCATCGCCGACTGCACCATGCTGGATAACCTGGTTAGAGAAGGCATCCGCATGTTGGTTTCCTGCGGTCGGAAACAGAAGTACACAAGCGGCGAAAATAGCAAACAGCCTCATTGCCAGTAGCTTTTTATTCATTGATTGTTACCCCCAGATGTGATTCATTTTGCATTAACCATATGTTTTGCAGCTACTGGATTTTTATTCAAGATAAAGAAAGAAAAGTGCAAGCGCCTTGGTTAGCCCCGACAAGCGCTGGAGGTCCTGCCGATGAAGTCGCTTTTTGACTTCATTGGCAGGACCGAAGCGACCTCGAGGGGCTAGGCGCTGGAACTGGACAAGAAAAAACTCTTCATTTTTCATAAATGAAGAGTTTTTTGTACTTTTATCTGTGCTTCAAAATGTTTTGTACTTAAAGCACGGGCATTTTTCACTTTTCGCAGGCCGAGCCACCACAAGAAAATCATAAACGGAAACATTAAGACCAGCCAGTCTTTTTGAGAAATTAAAATAGAGTCATAAATGCCATGCAAAATAAAAGGGATTGCAAGTGACAATAAAATCCATTTAGACTTCGGATTTTCCGAGAATTTTCCTTTGCCAATGTAATATCCCATTATGACTCCGAACAAAGCATGGCTTGATACAGGCAATAGCGCTCTTCCAAGAGCATGTTGAAGTCCATTTGCAACGAGGTAGAAGATGTTTTCAGCGGTGGCAAAACCAAGAGAAACAGACGCACCGTATACAATTCCATCGTAAGGCTCGTCAAAAGCAACATGCTGATATACTGTGTAATACAAGATAAACCATTTAAAAAATTCTTCTAATAAACTTGTTGTCAGAAAAGCTTCTATTATTCCTGATTGTATAAGATGTTCCGTCTCCAATACATATTGAATAAATGAAATCGGAAACACAAGTATAGCCCCAAATATAAACGTTTTGAAAACCATGGAAAGGGGTTCGGTTTCGTATTCGTCTTTTAAATAGAAATAGCTTAACAATGCCAAACCGGGAGCAAACCCGGCAGATAATATTCCCAGCATTAGCTGTCACTCTTTTCAATCCGTTTCCTTAATCGTACCATGTTATAAGCAGAAAGAAAATGCCATTTTCCATTTTTGAAAAAAAAGAATTTAACGCTTTAACGCAGCGCGGGCCAGGCCCTCAACGCATTAACGCGTTAACGCGGTGCGGGCCTGGCCCTCAATACATTAACGCGTTAACGCAGCGGACAAGATCGTCTATGAAGATTGCGTGCTAGATTCGAAATCCTTTTTCGATATTTTCTCCTGCTGACATTAGAACTGCAAGTTTGATTCTTGCTTTTTTCGAGTCATAATCCTTGCCAAGGACGGCTCCGCGCAGTTTCAAATCATAAGCACTGCCCCGATAGTCGTATGATGTATGAACCTGCCCTTCTTCAGCACTCGTTGTTACTACAACTTTTACACCTTTTTTAATCGCATAATCAATATCATCTACCATTAATGGAGAAACCTGTCCTCTTCCGACACCTTCAAGAACAATTCCTTTCACTCCGCAATCTACTGCATGGCGGATAAATTTCCCGTCTGCACCGGCATAGCATTTAATAATATCAACTTCAGGAAGCTCATCCCCGATTTCATAACAATCCCGAATCAGCGGCTTTTGATAGACACTGACGACATCATTATCTATGATGCCTAAATATCCGTATCCGAACGATTCGAAACCTTGAAGGTTTGATGCATGTACTTTTTTTACATATTTGGCCGACCAAATACGTTCATTAAACACGATGACTGTTCCAACATTATCTAAACTCTCGTCAACAGCTACATAGATCGAATTGCGAAGATTTGAATAAACATCTGTTCCCAAATCGTCCGGAGAACGTTGTGAACCGGTGACGACAATCCGTCGGGTGTCTGTTACCGTTAAATCCAGAAAATAGGCTGTTTCTTCCAATGAATCTGTACCATGAGTGACAACAACCCCGCACACTGTTTTATCTTTAAAAACTTCTTCAATTTTCTTTTTCAAAACTATGAGTTTATCAAACCCGATATGCATGCTCGGAAGCTGAAAAACACTGTGTATTTCTATTTCTATATCAGAGGGCAAACGGCAAAGACTTGCTAGTTCTTCGCCTGTCAACTCCCCGGACGACAGCAGCCCGCTCTCAGTTTTTTTGCTCGCAATCGTCCCGCCAGTCGTAAGCAACGCAACTTTTTTCATTCGTTCATCTTCCCTCTTTTTCTCGATTCAAAATAGCTTGTGCAATTTGTCCGCCATGGAATCGCCCATTTTCGATAAAAATTTCATTTGCATCGTTCCCGGCCGCAATGACGCCTGCGATGAAAATACCTTTTATATTCGTCTCCATTGTCTCCATATCATATACAGGCCTGCCTGTTTCTTTATCGATCTCGACGCCCATTGCCTTTAAAAACTCATGATCCGGATGATAACCGGTCATAGCAAAGACAAAATCATTTTTAATTTCATATTCCTTGCCATCTTTTTCATACACGACCGTATCTTCAGTAATTTGTTTAACATGAGCCCTGAACTCCATTTTAATGATTCCCTTTCGGACGAGCGAATCAAATTCAGGCAATATCCATGGTTTAATGCTCGGAGAATAGCTTTCTCCACGGTAAAGGACGGTTACTCTTGCACCTGCCTTAACAAGTTCAAGCGCGGCATCGACACTTGAATTTTTTCCGCCAATAACAACAACATCTTGATCGAAATACGGATGTGCCTCTTTGAAATAATGGGAAACCTTTGGCAAATCCTCACCGGGAACATTTATGTAGTTTGGGTGATCATAATAACCGGTTGCAATAATAACATATGGCGCCGTATACATGCTCTTTTCTGATTGAACAAGAAACATGCCGTTTTCTTGCTTGGAAATAGAAGTAACCTTTTCGAAAGAATGAATCCTTAAATTTTTCCGTTTTACCACTTCCCGATAATAGGCAAGTGCTTGAATTCGTTTAGGCTTATAGTTTTCTGTAATAAAAGGAACATTGCCGATTTCAAGTTTTTCACTTGTGCTAAAAAAAGTTTGATGAGTTGGGTAATTGTAAATAGCATTTACGATGTTCCCTTTTTCAATAACAAGCGGATTTTTGCCGATTTCTTTTAAAGAAATGGCAGCAGCAAGCCCGCAGGGTCCTGCTCCAACAATAATTGCGTCTTCGTATTTCATCTATGTTCACTCCTTAACAAAAAATTCGAGCAAATTAACTTTCTTATTAAAGAAAAAACTCCCATCAATTAATGATAGGAGATTCTCGTTCAAGTTTCAATGAAGAATCAATTTTCTGGAATACACTTCCATTATCTGTTTAATTATTAAACCCAGCCTCTGAACCTGCTTGCTTCTGCCATCTTCCGGACGCCGACCATATATGCTGCAAGGCGCATGTCGACTCTGCGTGTTTGAGCAGTTTCATATACATTATTAAAAGCTTTGACCATTACTTTTTCTAATTTTTCTTCGACTTCTTCTTCGCTCCAGTAATAGCCTTGATTATTTTGAACCCATTCAAAATAAGAAACCGTTACTCCGCCTGCAGAAGCGAGAACATCCGGAACAAGCAAAATGCCCCGCTCCGTCAATATTTGGGTTGCCTCTAACGTTGTCGGCCCATTTGCTGCCTCAACCACGATACTAGCTCGGATATTGTGTGCATTTTCTTCAGTAATTTGGTTTTCTATAGCGGCAGGTACTAAAATATCGCAATCTAATTCCAAAAGTTCTTTATTCGTAATTGTATTATTAAACAATTTTGTAACCGTTCCAAAACTGTCGCGGCGGTCAAGCAAGTAATCAATGTCTAGGCCGTTCGGGTCATACAATGCGCCATAAGCATCGGAAATGCCAACAACTTTTGCGCCGGCATCATACATAAATTTTGATAAAAAGCTTCCGGCATTTCCAAAGCCTTGTACAACAACCCGAGCACCTTCAAGATTGATTCCTTTCTTCTTTGCTGCTTCACGGATACAAATTGTAACGCCTTTTGCCGTTGCAGTTTCACGGCCGTGTGAGCCCCCAAGCACAAGCGGTTTACCGGTAATAAACCCCGGAGAGTTAAATTCGTCAATTCGGCTGTACTCATCCATCATCCATGCCATAATTTGCGAATTTGTAAATACATCCGGTGCAGGTATGTCTTTCGTTGGTCCGACAATCTGGCTAATTGCCCGGACGTATCCTCGGCTTAATCGCTCCAATTCGCGGAAAGACATATTTCTTGGATCACAAACAATACCGCCTTTCCCTCCTCCGTAAGGCAAATCCACGATACCGCACTTTAAGCTCATCCAAATCGAAAGAGCTTTAACTTCTTTCTCAGTTACATTTGGATGGAAGCGAATGCCTCCTTTAGTTGGACCAACTGCATCATTATGCTGGGCCCGGTAGCCAGTAAAAACTTTAACAGAACCGTCATCCATACGAACCGGGATTTTAACTGTCATCATGCGTATAGGTTCTTTAAGAAGCTCGTAAACTTCTTCGGGATAACCTAGCTTTTCCAAAGCCCTATGAATGACAGTTTGAGTTGACTTTAAGACGTCATGTTTGTCCTCCCTATTTATATTTTCAGTACCTTTCTCGGCTACCATTTGTAAACCTCCTAAAGATATCACTATTCACGGATGTTGTCCGCTTTCATGACATAGTATACACTTTTGGTTAATTTATGCAAGATAAAAATACTGCCACTTTTCCGCATTTTTTGATTACTTCATGAAATCGCCTCCAATCCCATTGTTTAAGTAATCTTCTGTTAGTTGATCTTATGTTCACTCTTTTTTGAAAATCAAGCAGACGTTTATTTTCAGATTCTTTCAATATTAATTGTTATAATAAATTTTGATTGTACAGTTTGCAGAAAAAATGAATTTCATACTATTTAGCTTACCTCAAATTAAGTATTTTCTTACACAAAAAAGGTGCAGCCAAAAATAAAAAAAGGACGGCATTTCCCGTCCTCATCATATCGAAAAATAATGAACGAGTGTCTCTACCGCCTTTTCCTTAATAATTTCTTTCCCATATTCTAAAAGCCGGTGAATGCTGATGATTGAAGGAGAACCATATTCAGCTAATATGGAGATCGTTTTATTCAAATCTGCTGAAGAAATATCATTCATATGCAGAAAATAGCGACCATTCATCGAATACAAATTTCCGCCAAAAATATTCATGGAAAAAAGACGGATCGCCAACTGAATAATATCTTCAATATTTTCGAATTCAAATAAAACATCTTCATTACCATCAACAGCTGTCACTTGCATTTCAATGAATCCTTCTCCTAAAGATTCCTCTTCTTCATCCTGCTCTTCCATCGTAACAATCATGACCATTCCTTGCGCATGAAGAGAGAAAACTTCTACGGCTACTGAACCATGGATTTCAAAGCCAAACTCATTGCTTGCCTCATCAAGCATATCGTGGAAAAGTTGTTGCCATTTCAAGGAATCTTTCCAAATATCTTCCTTTGTCAAGCCTCGATCTGTTAAATCATCAAATGTAAGAAAAATTTTTATTTTATTATAAGTTAACCGTTCCAAGCGCATGATCATGCCCCCTGCCGTGAACAAAAGCTCATGTTTTAGTTTATGAATAATTTGATTGTTGGTGAATTGTCTACCTTAGCTCATACGCCCCTTGAGTCATTCTGCTTATCATGATTATATATTTATAGAGGTTTTGTGTAAACTGAATATGCTTTAACCATTTTTAAGTGTAATTAGGTGCGTTTCAGATTTTGCCCCTAAACGCAGCGGCAGAAGAGTTGTTCCATAGCCGTTGCTTATTAAAACAGTCGTTTGTTTCAGTTTCTTTACTTTTCCTTTTTCATATGGGCCATATCCAAAAACGTGAATTTGCCCTCCATGTGTATGTCCGCTCAAGACGAGATGAATCCGATGCTCAGTGCGGATTTTTGCCGTAATTCTCGGATTATGGCTGACTAAAATTTTAAAGCCGTCCTTCTCTGCTTCGCTTAACGGAAGATCAAGACGGTCCCTCCTTTGATTCATATCATCAATACCCATTAAGAAAAATTTTTCCCCTTCTTCCGACTCAAAAACTACAGTAGTATTGTCTAATATTTTAACACTATTCTCAAGCAAAATGGCATCAAGCTGATGATAGTCTATTTCATAGTCATTATTGCCCCAAACAAAAAAAACAGGCCCAATTTGTCTTAGTTTTGATAAATTTGCCTTTACTTTTTCAAAGCTTACCCCTTTTTCCATAAGATCACCGCCGATAATCGCGAAATCTGCACGGCCTTTTACTTGGGAAATGATTTTTTCTGAAACGGATCTGCGATGAATATCGGAGATAAAAAAAATTTTGACTTCGCCAAAACTCTTCGGAAACTCAGGAAATAATAATTCCGTATTGATCACACGATTGGCAAATGCTTCTTTTATCATATAAAGAAGGAAAAAAAAGCAAGCCAAAAAAAGGATAATAAATAATTCCATAATTCCCCCAACTTACAATTCATTGTTTTTAGCAAGAATGGTATTTTTAAAATCTATGGAAATCATACCATAGATAAAAGAAAAACTAAAAAGGACAATCGTTTGCCAAATCCCATAACGTGTCATGATGATAAAACTGAATATGACACTGTAATTAACTGCCAGTTCATAAATGGAAACATTCTTTCTGCGAATAAAAGCGAATGTTTTTTTTTCGATTCCTTCTCGAAGCAGATCCCCATTTGCGATTAATCCGATAAGAAAGACTATAGCAGCCACAAGAAATTCAAGCGGCTCCAATACGAACTCAGCAAAAAAATCGGAAATGACAAAAGGATTATGAATTGGCACCCAATTTATATATAAATATCCGCATATAAAACCCAATGCTAATTGTATCAATTTCTTCAACATGAATAATCCCTCCCATACCATTTGTATGAAAGGGTTTTTTTTATTTTCTTAAAATTATCCAATGCCGCTTTAACAAATCCTTATTTGTTTTCATGGTATAAGTTGATATCGTATTTTTTTTTCATCATTTCAAATACGATATGGCGGTTTTTCCATTCCTCTTCTTTTTTCCATAAATCTTTGCTTTTATCTATAATTTCACACCTTAACGCATGAAATTCTTTTTCCGCTTTCTCTCTTTTCTCCCTTAATAAATTCATCAATCCATAAATGCCGACGATGATGACAAGCAAATAAAAATTTACAGATTGATTCACAAACGCAGAAAACATCGCTGCAAAAGAATAAGAATATGGCTGCATCACCGTATAGTACAAATAGATAAAAAAGAAAAAACCAAGGGCGATCGTTAACCACATCACAAATAAATGCCTGTTTTTATAACTGTCAAATTTTCGTTTCCGTTTTACAACGCTCTCAAGCATTTCTTTCGTTGCTTGATCCGTCCGATCATCAAGCATTAAGATTGGCGGCTCCATTCTTCCTCCCCCTTCATCTTTTTCTATATAAAAATTGTATGAACTTGTCCGGATAGATATGATTTTTCGAAAAAAAAAGGCCAGACCCCTCCAATGGAGGAGCCAGACCCACAGCCTCATTTTTGCAGCGGAATTTCCAATACTTGTCCTGCTTGTATTTCGTTTCCTTGAATTCCATTCGCATCTCGAATGATATCCATTCCTTCTCTCGAATTATAGTATTTGATCGCAATCCGGAACAAAGTTTCATTTGGTTGAACAGTATGATAAATGATTGTCTTCGGTCCGGAATCTTTATTTCCTTCAGGCTGCGTTGCTGCATTTTCAGCAGATGAAGAATGACTTTCTGTTATGGACTCACTTAAAGAAATGTTCTCCTCTTCTTCATGATCTTCATTGTCAAGCGAGCTTTTCTCTGTTTCCTTTTCCGTATTCGGTTCAGAAGGATCTTCATTTATTTCTAATTCAATCGGTTCATATCCTTCATCGCCGTTGCCAATTGCTTCTTTCTTTCCTGAAAATTTTTGTCCTTCCAAATATGTATAAGCGCTATAAATCGTAATAGGCAATAAGATAAAAAACAATACCAAAAGACGGATGACCGGATATTTCAGCTTCCATTTATTTTTCTTCTTTTTATTGCGGTGAATTTCACTGCGAGGCGGAAGTTTACCCGGATTTTCTTCATTTTCAATTGGAAGCCGCTCAATTCTTTTCCTCAGCCTTTCAGCTTGGTCTCTGTAAGGATCTTCTCTATTCATGGAATATCCCTTCCTGTTCATTCTGTTTTTTCTTAACCATGATCCATACACCTAATAGAAAATCGATTAAGAAGTGCATAAAGATTGTGACAAGCAAATTATCTGTCCATTCATAAATGAAACCGATAAAAAAGCTTAGTAGTGTAATATTCAAAAATAAAAACCAATTAAATAAATAACGGTAGTGAACGAGAGCGAAAATAACACTTGAAACAATTAACCCAAAATGGGTTTGAATCATTCCGCGAAATAATAATTCTTCACTGATTGCAATACAAGCTGCAAGCCATGCAATATGCGGAATCGACTTGCCGGCAAAAATTCGTTCATTGAGCCCTCCGTCATCATAGTAGGAAGAAGGCAAGAGCTTTATTAGCAGCAAATCTATGAAAACAATCATCAGTCCGGCTGTACCGCCGACCAACAAAATTTTAAAATCAGTAAAATGAAATAATTCAAAAAATGCAGAAAAGCTGTCAAACAATATCATACCTAAAATGACTGATATCGTTAATAGTAATATTTGCGTAGCATATAGATGAAAAAGCAGTTCTTTCGAGTCG from Bacillus methanolicus includes these protein-coding regions:
- a CDS encoding LysM peptidoglycan-binding domain-containing protein is translated as MNREDPYRDQAERLRKRIERLPIENEENPGKLPPRSEIHRNKKKKNKWKLKYPVIRLLVLFFILLPITIYSAYTYLEGQKFSGKKEAIGNGDEGYEPIELEINEDPSEPNTEKETEKSSLDNEDHEEEENISLSESITESHSSSAENAATQPEGNKDSGPKTIIYHTVQPNETLFRIAIKYYNSREGMDIIRDANGIQGNEIQAGQVLEIPLQK
- a CDS encoding CPBP family intramembrane glutamic endopeptidase; the protein is MKNKYKELISVLDSKELLFHLYATQILLLTISVILGMILFDSFSAFFELFHFTDFKILLVGGTAGLMIVFIDLLLIKLLPSSYYDDGGLNERIFAGKSIPHIAWLAACIAISEELLFRGMIQTHFGLIVSSVIFALVHYRYLFNWFLFLNITLLSFFIGFIYEWTDNLLVTIFMHFLIDFLLGVWIMVKKKQNEQEGIFHE